A single genomic interval of Nonomuraea rubra harbors:
- a CDS encoding ABC transporter substrate-binding protein: MRRSAALTSVTMTAVLALSACGGGGGTAPGPGTGTGAAGSSAAPATGGTVRVLAISDFSHLDPVRGFDGGVNNFYRLIYRGLTTFGAGPGAEGTKIVPDLATDTGTPSSDAKTWTFTLKDNLFFEDGTPITSEAVKFGFSRAFDPEAGIGSPYGKLLLDAPKDYKGPYLSGDLDTIETPDDKTVVIHLKKPYADFPSALALANFTPFPKGTGAGAAFDTKPIASGPYKVASYQRNASLKLVRNPQWKQETDQVRTAKPDAFEWTFGLDAATIDERLLAGQGTDADALGPSIQAATVARVQTPQIKARTLSGLNGCTTYMGLNTTKKPLNDVRVRQAINYAIDKDTIVAAMGGSLLAQKGTSIQPPTVAGRVDYDPYPHNVEQAKKLLAEAGLSGGFSLTLDGRAQPKMAAVSVAVQEALKQVGIDVKINNIDASTYYEVIGTPAKQSDMAVTGWCPDWASGATFLPPLFDGRNITAKGNSNLAQLNDKAINAKIDEIAAMTDVEQANAAYGELDKQIMELAPVVPLAYEKLILVNGANIAGAYQSNSYSGGVDLVTVGLAKPTK; the protein is encoded by the coding sequence ATGAGGAGATCGGCGGCGCTCACGAGCGTCACGATGACCGCCGTGCTGGCACTGTCGGCGTGCGGCGGTGGCGGCGGCACGGCCCCAGGCCCGGGCACCGGCACCGGCGCGGCCGGCTCATCGGCGGCCCCCGCGACGGGCGGCACGGTACGCGTCCTGGCCATCTCGGACTTCTCCCACCTGGACCCGGTACGCGGCTTCGACGGCGGCGTGAACAACTTCTACCGGCTCATCTACCGGGGGCTGACGACGTTCGGCGCCGGCCCGGGGGCCGAGGGCACGAAGATCGTGCCGGACCTCGCGACCGACACGGGCACGCCGTCCAGCGACGCCAAGACGTGGACGTTCACGCTGAAGGACAACCTCTTCTTCGAGGACGGCACGCCGATCACCAGCGAGGCGGTCAAGTTCGGCTTCTCGCGGGCCTTCGACCCGGAGGCGGGCATCGGCTCGCCGTACGGCAAGCTGCTGCTCGACGCGCCGAAGGACTACAAGGGGCCGTACCTGTCGGGCGACCTGGACACGATCGAGACGCCGGACGACAAGACGGTCGTCATCCACCTCAAGAAGCCGTACGCCGACTTCCCGAGCGCGCTGGCGCTGGCGAACTTCACCCCGTTCCCCAAGGGCACCGGGGCGGGCGCGGCGTTCGACACCAAGCCGATCGCGAGCGGGCCGTACAAGGTCGCGAGCTACCAGCGCAACGCGTCGCTGAAGCTGGTGCGCAACCCGCAGTGGAAGCAGGAGACCGACCAGGTGCGCACGGCCAAGCCGGACGCGTTCGAGTGGACGTTCGGCCTGGACGCGGCCACGATCGACGAGCGCCTGCTGGCCGGGCAAGGCACCGACGCCGACGCGCTCGGCCCGAGCATCCAGGCGGCGACCGTGGCGCGGGTGCAGACGCCGCAGATCAAGGCGCGCACGCTGTCCGGGCTCAACGGCTGCACGACCTACATGGGCCTGAACACCACCAAGAAGCCCCTGAACGACGTGCGCGTGCGCCAGGCGATCAACTACGCGATCGACAAGGACACCATCGTGGCGGCGATGGGCGGGTCGCTGCTGGCGCAGAAGGGCACCTCGATCCAGCCGCCCACGGTCGCCGGCCGGGTGGACTACGACCCGTACCCGCACAACGTCGAGCAGGCCAAGAAGCTGCTGGCCGAGGCGGGCCTGTCGGGCGGGTTCTCGCTGACCCTGGACGGCAGGGCGCAGCCGAAGATGGCGGCGGTCTCGGTCGCCGTCCAGGAGGCGCTGAAGCAGGTGGGCATCGACGTCAAGATCAACAACATCGACGCCTCGACGTACTACGAGGTCATCGGCACCCCGGCCAAGCAGAGCGACATGGCCGTGACCGGCTGGTGCCCCGACTGGGCGTCCGGCGCGACGTTCCTGCCGCCGCTGTTCGACGGCCGCAACATCACCGCCAAGGGCAACTCCAACCTCGCCCAGCTCAACGACAAGGCGATCAACGCCAAGATCGACGAGATCGCCGCGATGACCGACGTCGAGCAGGCCAACGCGGCCTACGGCGAGCTGGACAAGCAGATCATGGAGCTGGCGCCGGTCGTGCCGCTGGCCTACGAGAAGCTGATCCTGGTCAACGGCGCGAACATCGCGGGCGCCTACCAGTCCAACTCCTACTCCGGCGGCGTCGACCTGGTCACCGTCGGGCTGGCGAAGCCGACGAAGTAG
- a CDS encoding GntR family transcriptional regulator, whose protein sequence is MTANLAIDLDRSSPVPLYFQVAEQIAEAIRRGDLAPGSRLDNEILLADKLGLSRPTIRQAIQYLVDKGLLVRKRGVGTQVVHGQVKRSVELTSLYDDLRRAGQEPATQVLALESRPVEEEIAPILGVQPGAQILYLERVRFAAGEPLAVLHNWLPQGLAPLTPADLEGRGLYELLRGAGVRMRVANQRIGARAATQAEARLLEERRGAPLLTMVRTTYDDQGRAVEHGSHVYRASHYSLEVTLIER, encoded by the coding sequence ATGACCGCGAACCTGGCCATCGACCTGGACCGGTCCAGTCCCGTGCCGCTCTATTTCCAGGTGGCCGAGCAGATCGCGGAGGCGATCCGCCGCGGCGACCTGGCCCCCGGCTCGCGGCTGGACAACGAGATCCTGCTGGCCGACAAGCTGGGCCTGTCGCGGCCCACGATCCGGCAGGCGATCCAGTACCTGGTGGACAAGGGCCTGCTGGTGCGCAAGCGCGGTGTCGGCACCCAGGTGGTGCACGGCCAGGTCAAGCGCTCGGTCGAGCTGACGAGCCTCTACGACGACCTGCGCAGGGCGGGTCAGGAGCCGGCCACGCAGGTGCTGGCGCTGGAGTCGCGGCCGGTGGAGGAGGAGATCGCGCCGATCCTGGGCGTGCAGCCTGGCGCGCAGATCCTCTACCTGGAGCGGGTGCGGTTCGCGGCCGGTGAGCCGCTGGCCGTCCTGCACAACTGGCTGCCGCAGGGGCTGGCCCCGCTCACGCCGGCCGACCTGGAGGGGCGCGGCCTGTACGAGCTGCTGCGCGGCGCGGGGGTGCGGATGCGGGTCGCCAACCAGCGCATCGGCGCCAGGGCGGCCACCCAGGCCGAGGCCCGGCTGCTGGAGGAGCGCCGCGGGGCGCCGCTGCTGACGATGGTCCGCACCACCTACGACGACCAGGGCCGCGCCGTCGAGCACGGCTCGCACGTCTACCGCGCCTCCCACTACTCCCTGGAGGTCACGCTCATCGAGCGCTGA
- a CDS encoding ABC transporter permease has protein sequence MTVAAHPEQVAGGAPATSGRRVLRVLLRDRGAVVSGAYLALIVLMAIGAPLISAITGHGPNDFDTAAVNTDLGGVPYGSLGGISAEHLLGVEPQNGRDILARIAYGARVSLIIAVSATALTTLLGVVLGMLAGFYQGWVDQVICRVMDFLMAFPALIFMIAILSALPQGNRPVLLVVVISVFGWPYLARVVRGQTLTLVNREFVEAARASGASTGQLVFKEILPNLRSSLIVMTTLAVPGYVGTEAGLSFLGVGVTPPTPSWGQMISSSVGWYVVDPMYFVIPGAFLFLTVLSLTVLGDRIRAAFDAGDAS, from the coding sequence ATGACGGTCGCAGCGCATCCAGAGCAGGTGGCGGGCGGCGCGCCCGCCACCTCGGGCCGGCGCGTTCTCCGCGTGCTGCTGCGTGATCGGGGCGCCGTGGTCAGCGGCGCCTACCTCGCGCTGATCGTGCTGATGGCGATCGGCGCGCCGCTGATCAGCGCGATCACCGGGCACGGCCCCAACGACTTCGACACGGCCGCGGTCAACACCGACCTGGGCGGGGTGCCCTACGGTTCGCTCGGCGGCATCAGCGCCGAGCACCTGCTGGGCGTCGAGCCGCAGAACGGCCGCGACATCCTGGCCCGCATCGCGTACGGGGCCCGGGTCTCCCTGATCATCGCGGTCTCCGCCACGGCGCTCACCACGCTGCTCGGCGTGGTGCTGGGCATGCTGGCCGGGTTCTACCAGGGCTGGGTGGACCAGGTGATCTGCCGGGTCATGGACTTCCTGATGGCGTTCCCCGCGCTCATCTTCATGATCGCGATCCTGTCCGCGCTGCCGCAGGGCAACCGGCCGGTGCTGCTGGTCGTGGTGATCAGCGTGTTCGGCTGGCCGTACCTGGCCCGGGTGGTGCGCGGGCAGACGCTCACGCTGGTGAACCGGGAGTTCGTGGAGGCCGCGCGGGCCTCGGGCGCCTCGACGGGGCAGCTCGTGTTCAAGGAGATCCTGCCGAACCTGCGCAGCTCCCTGATCGTGATGACCACCCTGGCCGTGCCCGGCTACGTCGGCACGGAGGCGGGGCTGTCGTTCCTGGGGGTCGGCGTCACGCCGCCCACCCCGTCGTGGGGTCAGATGATCTCCAGTTCGGTCGGCTGGTACGTCGTCGACCCGATGTACTTCGTCATTCCCGGCGCGTTCCTGTTCCTCACGGTGCTGTCGCTGACGGTGCTGGGCGACAGGATCCGGGCCGCCTTCGACGCGGGGGACGCCTCATGA
- a CDS encoding ABC transporter permease → MMARYVIGRLAGVVVILFLVCLFTFVLFFTLQPDPAVMICGKTCTPERIDQIRDVLGLNQPFLTQFLGFLGGIFAGRDYGEGANLVHCAAPCLGYSFQTNQSVMDMVVERLPVSATVAIGAAVLWLLVGIAAGLLSAVKEGTWWDRTAMGLALGGSSIPNYVLALALQYVLVVQLQVLPFPQAVAFSDDPVVWFQSYLMPWIVLATGYACLYARLTRANVIDTLAENFMRTARSKGLSPALTMRRHALRPALTPIATIFGMDFAALLGGALITETVFGLNGVGKMAADSIAKNDQPVIMAVTLLAAFFVVIGNVLVDLVYTRLDPRVRITTP, encoded by the coding sequence ATGATGGCGCGCTACGTGATCGGACGCCTGGCCGGCGTCGTGGTGATCCTCTTCCTGGTGTGCCTGTTCACGTTCGTGCTGTTCTTCACCCTGCAGCCGGACCCGGCGGTGATGATCTGCGGGAAGACGTGCACGCCGGAGCGCATCGACCAGATCCGCGACGTGCTGGGGCTCAACCAGCCGTTCCTGACGCAGTTCCTCGGCTTCCTCGGCGGCATCTTCGCCGGCCGCGACTACGGCGAGGGCGCGAACCTCGTGCACTGCGCCGCGCCGTGCCTGGGCTACAGCTTCCAGACCAACCAGTCCGTGATGGACATGGTGGTGGAGCGGCTGCCGGTCAGCGCCACGGTCGCGATCGGCGCGGCCGTGCTGTGGCTGCTCGTCGGGATCGCCGCGGGGCTGCTCAGCGCGGTCAAGGAGGGCACCTGGTGGGACCGCACCGCGATGGGGCTGGCGCTCGGCGGCTCCAGCATCCCCAACTACGTGCTGGCGCTGGCCCTGCAGTACGTGCTCGTCGTGCAGCTCCAGGTGCTGCCGTTCCCGCAGGCCGTGGCGTTCTCCGACGACCCGGTGGTGTGGTTCCAGTCGTACCTGATGCCGTGGATCGTGCTCGCCACCGGCTACGCCTGCCTGTACGCCCGGCTCACCCGCGCCAACGTGATCGACACCCTGGCGGAGAACTTCATGCGCACCGCCAGGTCGAAGGGCCTCAGCCCGGCGCTGACCATGCGCAGGCACGCGCTGCGCCCGGCGCTGACGCCGATCGCGACGATCTTCGGCATGGACTTCGCCGCGCTGCTCGGCGGCGCGCTGATCACCGAGACCGTGTTCGGGCTGAACGGCGTCGGCAAGATGGCCGCCGACTCGATCGCCAAGAACGACCAGCCGGTCATCATGGCGGTCACGCTGCTGGCGGCGTTCTTCGTGGTGATCGGCAACGTGCTGGTGGACCTCGTCTACACGAGGCTGGACCCGAGAGTGAGGATCACGACCCCATGA
- a CDS encoding PPOX class F420-dependent oxidoreductase: MGSADRIGPAAMGGPSRAFPAMVLIVSGLVMLAGGGWAELAPRSFAAFTGFAYHPHFVHDAGAFSIGIGVTLLLAAVWADVVAVVLAGFLAGNSLHAVNHAIDLEAGGHGWDPWVLGMGSLVVLAALLVRMRGLGWVAGEVATTVTSAALAPFVRQKTILLTSFRRDGRPVGAPVSVVVDGDRAYVRSPGEGGKIKRIRNNPVVEIAPCTGSGRATGPAVRMSARLLDGAEFRHAGRLLARKYPMLHGVLVPLAHRLGRARFGRTAHLALTPLGDRPPTGEPPAHPGTESRTAR; the protein is encoded by the coding sequence ATGGGTTCGGCGGATCGGATCGGCCCGGCGGCGATGGGCGGGCCGTCACGGGCGTTCCCTGCAATGGTCCTGATCGTCTCCGGGCTGGTGATGCTCGCCGGCGGCGGGTGGGCGGAGCTCGCGCCGCGCTCGTTCGCCGCCTTCACCGGCTTCGCGTACCACCCGCACTTCGTGCACGACGCCGGGGCGTTCAGCATCGGGATCGGGGTGACGCTGCTCCTCGCCGCCGTCTGGGCCGACGTGGTGGCCGTCGTGCTGGCCGGGTTCCTGGCCGGCAACAGCCTGCACGCCGTCAACCACGCGATCGATCTCGAAGCCGGCGGGCACGGCTGGGATCCGTGGGTCCTGGGGATGGGTTCGCTGGTGGTGCTCGCCGCGTTGCTGGTGCGGATGCGCGGGCTCGGCTGGGTGGCCGGCGAGGTCGCCACGACCGTCACGAGCGCGGCGCTGGCGCCGTTCGTCCGCCAGAAGACGATCCTGCTGACCAGCTTCCGGCGTGACGGCAGGCCGGTCGGTGCGCCGGTCAGCGTGGTGGTCGACGGGGACCGCGCGTACGTGCGCAGCCCCGGCGAGGGCGGCAAGATCAAGCGGATCCGCAACAACCCCGTGGTGGAGATCGCCCCGTGCACCGGGTCGGGCAGGGCGACGGGCCCGGCGGTGCGCATGTCGGCCCGGCTGCTCGACGGCGCCGAGTTCCGGCACGCCGGGCGGCTGCTCGCCCGCAAGTACCCGATGCTGCACGGCGTGCTCGTGCCCCTGGCGCACCGCCTGGGCCGCGCGAGGTTCGGCCGGACGGCCCACCTCGCGCTGACCCCGCTCGGCGACCGGCCCCCTACCGGGGAACCGCCGGCGCACCCAGGGACGGAGTCGCGGACGGCCCGCTGA
- a CDS encoding ABC transporter ATP-binding protein, whose translation MSELLVVEDLTVTFPTTRGPVDVVKGVSFTVGRDETVGIVGESGSGKSMTSLAIMGLLPKGARTSGSIRLDGAELLGRSDRELRKLRGDRMSMVFQDPLSSLNPYYTVGLQIEEMYRAHRGGSRKAARQVAVEALGRVGLPEPERRVNYYPHQFSGGQRQRVMIAMALVCEPALLIADEPTTALDVTVQAQILRLLAALQRESGTGLVFITHDLAVISSIATRVLVMRRGEQVEYGTAEQVFAEPEHDYTRMLLDSIPRIDDEVVL comes from the coding sequence ATGAGCGAACTGCTTGTCGTGGAGGACCTCACCGTCACCTTCCCGACCACGCGCGGGCCGGTCGACGTGGTCAAGGGCGTGTCGTTCACGGTCGGCAGGGACGAGACGGTCGGCATCGTCGGCGAGTCCGGCTCCGGCAAGTCGATGACCAGCCTGGCGATCATGGGCCTGCTGCCCAAGGGCGCGCGGACCAGCGGCAGCATCCGGCTGGACGGCGCCGAGCTGCTCGGCCGTTCCGACCGGGAGCTGCGGAAGCTGCGCGGCGACCGGATGTCGATGGTCTTCCAGGATCCGCTGTCGTCGCTGAACCCGTACTACACCGTGGGCCTGCAGATCGAGGAGATGTACCGGGCGCACCGCGGCGGCTCCAGGAAGGCCGCGCGCCAGGTCGCCGTGGAGGCGCTCGGGCGCGTCGGCCTGCCCGAGCCCGAGCGGCGCGTGAACTACTACCCGCACCAGTTCTCCGGCGGCCAGCGGCAGCGCGTCATGATCGCGATGGCGCTGGTGTGCGAGCCGGCGCTGCTGATCGCCGACGAGCCCACGACCGCGCTGGACGTGACCGTCCAGGCCCAGATCCTGCGCCTGCTGGCCGCGTTGCAGCGGGAGAGCGGCACCGGCCTGGTGTTCATCACCCACGACCTGGCCGTGATCAGCTCGATCGCGACCCGCGTCCTGGTGATGCGGCGCGGCGAGCAGGTCGAGTACGGCACCGCCGAGCAGGTCTTCGCCGAGCCGGAGCACGACTACACCCGGATGTTGCTGGACAGCATCCCGCGCATCGACGATGAGGTGGTCCTATGA
- a CDS encoding glycoside hydrolase family 127 protein, with translation MTSKQVKPLSGAVRTSAGAVRPLPGVRITGGLLHHWQRRNGTATIPHTIEQLRAAGNVANLGRLLEQDPAPYRGRYPFLDTDLYKTLEGLAYELGDGRAGEPVREFFEEVVGLLERVQAEDGYLNSFFQDPAATKKPWEDLSWGHELYNLGHLVQAAVAAARRMGDDRLLRVARRFADLVVERFADEGVCGHPEVEMALVELFRETGRRAYLDLAAAFVDRRGSGQLKHSIFASDYFQDHLPFRELPSVTGHAVRMAYLAAGAADVHLETGDRSLFEALERLWDDMVATKLYVTGGLGSRHSDEAIGDRYELPSERAYSETCAAIAVMQWAWRMFLATGGATYLDVFERVLYNAYAVGLSADGRAFFYDNPLQRRPDHEQRSGAEAGGEPLRRAWFTCPCCPPNIVRWMAQLADYVAAERDGALLVAAYAEGRIEGTELDLAVETAYPWDGDVRLTVERAPDGPYGLLLRIPAWSRGATLTINGEPLVAEPVDGWLRVERRWKAGDEVRLTLPMPVRAHGSHPHLDATRGTVSLARGPLVYCVEQQDSPDAAVDDLVIGVPDIVNANIGRRDEAVVLTLTATAAPPPSAELYPELPLEQALPETTVTATFVPYFLWGNRGPEAMRVWVRTPDATYGKKAK, from the coding sequence ATGACGTCTAAGCAGGTCAAGCCGCTGTCCGGTGCCGTACGCACGTCCGCCGGGGCCGTACGGCCGCTCCCGGGCGTGCGGATCACCGGTGGTCTGCTGCACCACTGGCAGCGCCGGAACGGCACGGCCACGATCCCGCACACCATCGAGCAGCTCCGCGCGGCGGGCAACGTCGCCAACCTGGGCCGCCTCCTGGAGCAGGACCCGGCGCCGTACCGCGGCCGCTACCCGTTCCTGGACACCGACCTGTACAAGACCCTGGAAGGGCTGGCCTACGAGCTGGGCGACGGCCGCGCGGGGGAGCCCGTACGGGAGTTCTTCGAGGAGGTCGTCGGCCTCCTGGAGCGGGTCCAGGCCGAGGACGGCTACCTCAACTCCTTCTTCCAGGACCCGGCCGCCACGAAGAAGCCGTGGGAGGACCTGTCCTGGGGGCACGAGCTGTACAACCTGGGTCACCTCGTCCAGGCCGCCGTGGCCGCGGCGCGCCGGATGGGCGACGATCGGCTGCTGCGGGTGGCGCGGCGGTTCGCGGACCTGGTCGTGGAGCGGTTCGCGGACGAGGGGGTGTGCGGCCATCCCGAGGTGGAGATGGCGCTGGTCGAGCTGTTCAGGGAGACCGGGCGGCGTGCCTATCTCGACCTGGCCGCCGCGTTCGTGGACCGGCGCGGCTCCGGGCAGCTCAAGCACAGCATCTTCGCCAGCGACTACTTCCAGGACCACCTGCCCTTCCGCGAGCTGCCGTCGGTGACGGGGCACGCGGTGCGGATGGCGTACCTGGCGGCCGGCGCGGCCGACGTGCACCTGGAGACCGGCGACCGGTCGCTGTTCGAGGCGCTGGAGCGGCTCTGGGACGACATGGTGGCGACCAAGCTGTACGTCACCGGCGGCCTCGGCAGCCGCCACTCCGACGAGGCGATCGGCGACCGGTACGAGCTGCCGTCCGAGCGCGCCTACAGCGAGACCTGCGCGGCCATCGCGGTCATGCAGTGGGCCTGGCGGATGTTCCTGGCCACGGGCGGCGCCACGTACCTCGACGTGTTCGAGCGCGTGCTCTACAACGCCTACGCCGTGGGCCTGTCGGCGGACGGCCGGGCGTTCTTCTACGACAACCCGCTGCAGCGCCGTCCCGACCACGAGCAGCGCAGCGGCGCGGAGGCCGGCGGCGAGCCGCTGCGCCGCGCCTGGTTCACCTGCCCGTGCTGCCCGCCGAACATCGTGCGCTGGATGGCCCAGCTCGCCGACTACGTGGCGGCCGAGCGGGACGGCGCGCTGCTGGTCGCCGCCTACGCCGAGGGCCGGATCGAGGGCACGGAGCTGGACCTGGCGGTGGAGACCGCCTACCCGTGGGACGGCGACGTGCGGCTCACGGTCGAGCGGGCGCCGGACGGGCCGTACGGGCTGCTCCTGCGCATCCCGGCCTGGTCCCGCGGCGCGACGCTCACGATCAACGGCGAGCCGCTGGTGGCAGAGCCGGTGGACGGCTGGCTGCGCGTCGAGCGCCGGTGGAAGGCCGGCGACGAGGTACGGCTCACGCTGCCGATGCCGGTCAGGGCGCACGGCTCGCACCCCCACCTCGACGCCACCAGGGGCACGGTCAGCCTGGCCCGCGGCCCGCTCGTCTACTGCGTGGAGCAACAGGACAGCCCGGACGCCGCCGTGGACGACCTGGTGATCGGCGTACCCGACATTGTCAACGCGAACATCGGCCGGCGGGACGAGGCCGTGGTGCTGACCCTCACCGCCACCGCCGCTCCCCCGCCCTCCGCCGAGCTCTACCCGGAGCTCCCGCTGGAGCAGGCGCTCCCGGAGACGACGGTCACGGCGACCTTCGTCCCCTACTTCCTCTGGGGCAACCGCGGCCCCGAAGCCATGCGGGTCTGGGTCAGGACCCCCGACGCAACCTACGGAAAGAAGGCGAAATGA
- a CDS encoding ATP-binding cassette domain-containing protein has protein sequence MTLLRAEGLTKRFVSRGPLGARAEFTAVDQVGFEVRLGETLAVVGESGSGKSTTARMIAKLMDPSGGTLEFEGEDVTHARGAALARFRANVQVVFQDPFSSLNPRHTVERILMAPLVYQGLAPKGSRREHAKELMERVGLNPDHSLRYPAQFSGGQAQRIGIARALAVNPKLVICDEAVSALDVSVQAQVIELLRRLQRESGFSYVFIAHDLAVVRQIAHRVAVMSKGRIVELGPAEQVFRDPQDEYTRTLLAAVPRIDPEWDRRRRERS, from the coding sequence ATGACGTTGCTGCGTGCCGAGGGCCTGACCAAGCGGTTCGTCTCGCGCGGCCCGCTGGGCGCCAGGGCCGAGTTCACCGCGGTGGACCAGGTCGGCTTCGAGGTACGGCTGGGCGAGACGCTGGCCGTCGTCGGCGAGTCGGGCAGCGGCAAGTCCACCACCGCCCGTATGATCGCCAAGCTGATGGACCCGAGCGGGGGCACGCTGGAGTTCGAGGGCGAGGACGTCACGCACGCCAGAGGCGCGGCACTGGCCCGCTTCCGCGCGAACGTGCAGGTCGTCTTCCAGGACCCGTTCTCCTCGCTGAACCCCCGCCACACGGTGGAGCGCATCCTCATGGCGCCGCTGGTCTACCAGGGCCTCGCCCCCAAGGGCAGCCGCCGCGAGCACGCCAAGGAGCTGATGGAGCGGGTCGGGCTCAACCCGGACCACTCGCTGCGCTACCCCGCGCAGTTCTCCGGCGGGCAGGCGCAGCGCATCGGCATCGCCCGCGCGCTGGCCGTCAACCCCAAGCTGGTGATCTGCGACGAGGCCGTGTCGGCGCTGGACGTGTCGGTGCAGGCGCAGGTGATCGAGCTGCTGCGGCGGCTGCAGCGCGAGAGCGGCTTCAGCTACGTGTTCATCGCCCACGACCTGGCCGTGGTGCGGCAGATCGCGCACCGGGTGGCGGTCATGAGCAAGGGCCGGATCGTCGAGCTCGGGCCCGCCGAGCAGGTCTTCCGCGATCCGCAGGACGAGTACACGCGCACGCTGCTGGCGGCCGTCCCCCGGATCGACCCGGAGTGGGACCGCCGCAGGAGGGAGAGGTCTTGA